A genomic segment from Legionella quinlivanii encodes:
- the tsf gene encoding translation elongation factor Ts, whose protein sequence is MSISAALVMKLRERTGAGMMECKKFLVATNGDIELAISEMRKAGQAKADKKADRIAAEGVIVIARSADGRSAVMLEINSETDFVARDENFTRFAEKVAATALESSVADVAALANETLKDTDSTVEQARQELVAKIGENIKIRRMERMSCDGVIGSYLHGSRIGVLVALKNGEEALAKDIAMHIAASRPMVVNRDQVSAEAIENEREIFTAQARESGKPQEIIDKMIEGRINKFIDEVSLNGQPFVKDPNVKVGQLLKEKGAEVTAFLRFEVGEGIEKKEDNFVEEVMAQVRD, encoded by the coding sequence ATGAGTATAAGTGCTGCATTGGTTATGAAGTTACGTGAAAGAACTGGCGCCGGAATGATGGAGTGCAAAAAGTTTCTGGTTGCGACCAATGGTGACATTGAATTGGCCATCTCTGAAATGAGAAAAGCAGGCCAGGCCAAAGCCGATAAAAAAGCGGATCGAATTGCTGCTGAAGGTGTCATTGTGATTGCGCGTTCTGCTGATGGACGTAGTGCAGTCATGCTGGAAATTAACAGTGAGACTGACTTCGTTGCCAGAGATGAGAATTTTACCCGTTTCGCAGAAAAAGTGGCTGCGACTGCTCTGGAAAGCTCTGTCGCCGATGTTGCTGCGCTTGCCAACGAGACATTAAAAGATACTGACAGCACAGTCGAACAGGCTCGTCAGGAGCTGGTCGCGAAAATTGGTGAAAACATCAAGATTCGCCGTATGGAAAGAATGTCTTGCGATGGTGTAATTGGATCTTATCTGCATGGCTCAAGAATTGGTGTTCTGGTTGCACTGAAAAATGGCGAAGAAGCACTGGCTAAAGACATTGCGATGCATATCGCTGCCAGTCGTCCGATGGTTGTGAACCGCGATCAGGTATCTGCTGAAGCAATTGAAAACGAGCGTGAAATCTTCACTGCTCAAGCCAGAGAAAGCGGCAAGCCACAGGAAATCATCGATAAAATGATTGAAGGCCGTATTAATAAATTCATCGACGAAGTTAGCTTGAATGGTCAGCCTTTCGTTAAAGATCCCAATGTTAAAGTGGGTCAGCTGCTGAAAGAAAAAGGCGCTGAAGTAACTGCGTTCCTTCGTTTTGAAGTAGGGGAAGGCATTGAGAAAAAAGAAGACAACTTTGTTGAAGAAGTGATGGCACAGGTTCGTGATTAA
- the clcA gene encoding H(+)/Cl(-) exchange transporter ClcA, with amino-acid sequence MWNKVVSVYFISILLGILTGLAGSLFQIAITHVSQFLSWVKSFTQGQWVLTLVISVFFTALMVIIAWALVRFIAAEGAGSGVQEIEGTLLHKRPIHWRRLLPVKFIGGVLAISAKMVVGREGPTIQMGGNFGAMLGEWFSIQRSRRDTLISAGAAAGLATAFNAPLAGVLFVIEEMRNEFNFNFTNFKMVAICCVMATITGQLIMGTAPAIPMAVFTEPSLHSLWLFFLFGLIMGFAGLIFNVCLMKCLRLSDRWSTPQKFIYVAITACLIGTFTVMYPPIVGGGYDIIEQSLTLSPPAYVLLLWILLRFVTTLMSYTTGVPGGIFAPMLALGTLAGLACYNMLLWLVPELDIHPGMFAVAGMGSLFSAAVRAPVTGIILVVEMTQNYSLILPLMVSCLTSTTVVQLAGNEPIYTQLLRRTLKNS; translated from the coding sequence CTGTGGAATAAAGTAGTCAGTGTTTATTTTATTTCGATTCTATTAGGGATATTGACCGGCCTGGCAGGTTCTTTATTTCAGATTGCCATTACTCATGTAAGCCAATTTCTTAGCTGGGTGAAGTCATTCACTCAGGGACAATGGGTTCTGACATTGGTGATTAGCGTTTTTTTCACTGCATTAATGGTAATTATTGCATGGGCCCTGGTTCGCTTTATCGCAGCAGAAGGGGCCGGAAGTGGAGTACAGGAAATCGAAGGCACTTTGCTGCATAAAAGGCCTATTCACTGGCGGCGTTTGCTTCCTGTCAAATTTATCGGCGGCGTTTTAGCAATAAGCGCAAAGATGGTAGTCGGGCGTGAAGGACCTACTATTCAAATGGGCGGCAATTTCGGCGCGATGCTGGGAGAGTGGTTCAGTATACAGAGAAGCCGTCGTGACACGCTCATTTCAGCAGGAGCGGCTGCGGGTCTTGCCACTGCGTTTAATGCACCTTTAGCTGGTGTACTGTTCGTGATTGAGGAGATGCGCAACGAATTTAATTTTAATTTCACCAACTTCAAAATGGTGGCTATCTGCTGTGTGATGGCTACCATTACCGGCCAATTGATCATGGGAACGGCGCCTGCAATTCCAATGGCCGTTTTTACTGAGCCAAGTCTGCATTCGTTGTGGTTATTTTTCCTGTTCGGATTAATCATGGGATTTGCAGGTTTAATATTTAATGTTTGTTTGATGAAATGTCTGAGATTAAGTGATCGATGGAGCACCCCTCAGAAATTTATTTATGTTGCAATAACTGCCTGTCTCATTGGTACTTTTACTGTAATGTATCCCCCGATTGTCGGAGGAGGGTATGACATTATTGAACAATCCTTAACCCTTTCCCCGCCAGCGTATGTGTTGTTGCTGTGGATTTTGCTTCGCTTTGTGACTACCTTGATGAGTTATACCACCGGAGTGCCGGGAGGTATTTTCGCGCCGATGCTGGCGCTGGGTACTCTGGCAGGTCTCGCCTGCTATAACATGCTGCTGTGGTTAGTTCCTGAACTGGACATTCACCCGGGGATGTTTGCTGTGGCTGGGATGGGATCACTTTTTTCAGCTGCTGTACGTGCTCCAGTGACAGGGATTATTCTGGTTGTGGAAATGACCCAGAATTATTCCCTGATTTTGCCCTTGATGGTCAGTTGTCTGACTTCGACAACCGTTGTTCAATTAGCTGGTAATGAGCCTATTTATACCCAGTTGTTAAGGCGGACTCTGAAGAACAGCTGA
- a CDS encoding anthranilate synthase component I: MLQQVKTEGGVFIEFEQQSLVYNNAIEPLLDKLDSQRGALFASSFEYPGRYTCWDIGFYNPPMALVVKQQSASLQALNRRGEILLIIAQAALSKSEAITITETSKQALHLEINKSEKIFTEEDRSRQPSVFSIIRCLIELFKLPEEPYLGLYGALGYDLIFQFEGLKQHKKRAENQREMVLYFPDEIYIVNHRKEEAFIRRYDFQFQGESTQSLPRDGQFSDYHAEKQPDEFCDHREGEYAAVVETAKKRFACGDLFEVVPSQTFYAHCPQKPSDLFRKMRAVNPSPYGFFINLGEEEYLVGASPEMYVRVTGDMVETCPISGTIKRGGDAIEDAHNIQLLLDSEKEASELTMCTDVDRNDKSRICEAGSVQVIGRRQIEMYSRLIHTVDHVRGTLREGFDAVDAFLTHMWVVTVTGAPKLWAMNFIEEHEKSPRRWYAGAVGWFGFNGNLNTGLVLRTMRIQKGIAEIRVGATLLYDSDPVSEEQETRLKASAFVDLLKPASQKISLGVSQMPGKGKKILLVDHQDSFVHTLANYLRQTGAEVKTMRYDHALECLKSEPFDLVVLSPGPGCPADFELNKTIATVIEQGIPLFGVCLGLQGLVEYFGGKLETLAYPMHGKASEIRVENESALFKGLGNSFTAGRYHSLYASRPSFPAELKITAATDDGVIMAIEHHSKPIYAVQFHPETILSLAKQAGFKIISNLMDLINEIERTTVE, from the coding sequence ATGCTACAGCAAGTAAAGACAGAAGGTGGTGTGTTTATTGAGTTTGAGCAGCAATCGCTTGTTTATAACAATGCGATTGAGCCCTTGCTTGATAAGCTGGATTCTCAACGAGGTGCTTTATTCGCATCCAGTTTTGAATATCCTGGACGCTATACTTGCTGGGATATCGGTTTTTATAATCCACCGATGGCATTGGTAGTTAAACAACAAAGCGCCTCACTGCAAGCCCTTAACCGACGCGGTGAGATATTATTAATAATTGCGCAGGCTGCTTTGAGCAAGTCCGAAGCAATTACCATTACAGAAACCAGCAAACAGGCTTTGCATCTTGAAATAAACAAATCTGAAAAAATTTTCACTGAGGAAGACAGAAGCCGGCAACCTTCCGTATTTAGTATTATCCGTTGTTTGATAGAGTTGTTTAAGTTGCCCGAGGAGCCTTATCTTGGGTTATATGGTGCTTTGGGCTACGATTTGATTTTTCAATTTGAGGGCTTAAAACAACATAAAAAAAGAGCCGAAAACCAGCGTGAAATGGTTCTTTATTTCCCTGATGAAATTTATATCGTCAACCATCGAAAAGAAGAGGCCTTTATCCGACGATATGATTTTCAGTTTCAGGGGGAGTCCACTCAATCATTACCCCGTGACGGACAGTTCTCAGATTATCATGCCGAAAAGCAGCCCGATGAGTTTTGTGACCACAGGGAAGGAGAGTATGCGGCAGTTGTTGAAACCGCTAAAAAACGATTTGCATGCGGGGACCTGTTTGAAGTAGTTCCCAGTCAGACTTTTTACGCTCATTGTCCTCAAAAGCCCTCTGACTTATTTCGTAAAATGCGGGCAGTGAATCCTTCCCCCTATGGTTTTTTTATTAATCTGGGTGAGGAAGAATATTTGGTTGGAGCATCGCCTGAAATGTACGTGCGTGTGACGGGTGATATGGTAGAGACTTGTCCTATTTCCGGCACAATCAAGCGAGGAGGGGATGCCATAGAAGACGCTCATAATATTCAGCTTCTTCTCGACTCGGAAAAGGAAGCATCCGAGTTGACAATGTGCACGGATGTGGACCGCAATGACAAATCACGAATCTGTGAGGCGGGTAGTGTTCAGGTCATTGGCCGAAGGCAAATCGAAATGTATTCCCGGCTGATTCATACAGTTGATCATGTGAGAGGGACATTGCGAGAGGGTTTTGATGCGGTTGATGCATTTCTTACTCACATGTGGGTAGTGACTGTGACCGGCGCACCTAAATTATGGGCAATGAATTTTATAGAGGAGCATGAGAAATCGCCTAGACGCTGGTATGCGGGAGCCGTAGGCTGGTTTGGTTTTAATGGCAATTTAAATACCGGCCTCGTATTAAGAACCATGCGAATCCAGAAAGGGATAGCTGAAATCAGAGTGGGGGCGACCTTATTATATGATTCCGATCCTGTATCAGAAGAGCAGGAAACCCGTTTGAAGGCTTCTGCATTTGTCGATTTATTAAAGCCAGCTTCACAAAAAATAAGTTTGGGTGTATCGCAAATGCCCGGGAAAGGTAAAAAAATATTATTAGTTGATCACCAGGACTCCTTTGTTCATACCCTTGCGAATTATCTTCGCCAAACGGGTGCAGAAGTGAAAACCATGCGTTATGATCATGCGCTTGAATGTTTGAAATCTGAACCTTTTGACCTGGTGGTGTTGTCGCCAGGCCCTGGTTGTCCGGCTGATTTTGAATTGAATAAAACCATTGCTACAGTAATTGAACAGGGAATTCCTTTGTTTGGGGTTTGTCTGGGATTGCAAGGTCTGGTGGAATATTTTGGCGGAAAACTGGAAACACTGGCCTATCCAATGCATGGAAAAGCATCTGAAATCAGAGTAGAGAATGAATCAGCCTTGTTTAAAGGACTTGGAAATTCATTTACAGCCGGACGTTATCATTCATTGTATGCTTCACGTCCGAGCTTCCCGGCAGAGCTTAAAATAACGGCAGCAACCGATGATGGAGTAATTATGGCGATTGAACATCATAGCAAACCGATATATGCCGTACAGTTTCATCCCGAGACTATTTTATCGTTAGCGAAACAGGCGGGATTTAAAATAATCAGTAATTTAATGGACTTAATTAATGAAATTGAAAGGACGACTGTGGAATAA
- a CDS encoding Spy/CpxP family protein refolding chaperone, with the protein MFKKVLLPILFISASLAAPVYADSTTATDQPAASSQAASTDNGKLCSHAQRWQEMVQTLQLTQDQQDKIKAIKDNAKSAMKANWTQMKSIREEMKALVMSPTLDQGKLDALVQQKTTLIGNMMKTKITMKNQIYNLLNDQQKQQYQTLMTQWETKKREFFKQMGC; encoded by the coding sequence ATGTTCAAGAAAGTATTGCTGCCAATATTGTTCATATCTGCCTCATTGGCCGCACCTGTCTATGCAGACAGCACTACTGCAACTGATCAGCCAGCCGCCAGCTCGCAAGCTGCCAGCACTGATAATGGCAAACTGTGCTCCCATGCACAGAGATGGCAGGAAATGGTTCAGACTTTGCAATTGACTCAGGACCAGCAAGATAAAATTAAGGCGATTAAAGACAATGCTAAAAGCGCAATGAAAGCGAATTGGACGCAAATGAAAAGTATTCGCGAAGAGATGAAAGCATTGGTGATGTCACCTACACTGGATCAAGGCAAACTGGATGCACTGGTTCAGCAAAAAACGACTTTGATTGGCAACATGATGAAAACCAAAATCACCATGAAAAATCAAATTTATAACTTGCTGAATGATCAACAAAAGCAGCAATACCAGACATTGATGACCCAATGGGAAACCAAAAAAAGAGAATTCTTTAAACAAATGGGCTGCTAG
- a CDS encoding FAD-binding protein, producing MPLSLSIKNFLEKLPGVGRFSSVAAGMIDRAYLNWPKSYLGQLISYLKTRTIYVGLFLPLALLDMVASGALGIRYALGSFFTSDERQERRLTEQQKYSTLFSRNLYALLASVVGLFSPKLVIFYFTPDRKDKGIISGGGLHHSPNVQIRQPETIEEVQEIFIQARHSATKIMPVGAGRSQGKQYFPEDVKGGIAVDLSKLNEVEINSKEKTAIVGAGATWADIQLEANKHRLALQVMQASNVFSVGGSIGTNIHGWDHTKGVVSNTILSMDIVNGKGERITLTPEDPLFHKIPGSLGLLATVVSVKIQLTDNDLLHERGVEISLADYVSYFRETVQKDPNIKMHLFRLSLDPNNLLGSGVAVNYVKEGTAKPISAPHLRMESARGTRFNQIMVNLARRFGFIRKTYWEWEKTRLLANNSAPMTRNEIMQPPINAMFNPAVSESEWLQEFFVPEENLEDFTLALGQLLMDNEVILLNASIRFVLKHDAAPLSYAHDGDRFALVLCFNQSLSDEEKISVQKWLREAQALAVNHGGSYYLPYQHVSSPEDFEKSYPYASELIELKKEYDPDNLFVSGFFQKYLATKSPEVNHFKAVMANKETQKRFSGFLNNILQRIDSDKLIALMDDILKYKDSHEEIYEELCRRLPEVRPGTLTDFRRTLNSLSSIKTDLGAQAQSLLPEDMTTIDGLVEIGYPGRFVSGFKQNNRTIKGQIVAVYKNPSITDYVQTGFPRPYHRFEKLHYKHPGLANLKDNSADVITCYVGLHHFPEEELDKFLLEIRRVLRKDGRFLLVDHDVIDDESMSMAHMAHTIFNAVTGVPLNKEIKEIRNFQPMTYWKERLAKCGLGYAVEGPEVPLIRKGDPSRNRMVSFNKAAPKLELVNSATQEMAEEPTETITPKPSVELNNGNSEITAGQWRANTRPSSLNSGLPLFADTRNGLPGEQEQAPQNVPVSNSF from the coding sequence ATGCCCTTGAGTTTAAGTATTAAAAATTTTTTAGAAAAACTGCCGGGTGTAGGACGTTTCAGTTCAGTTGCCGCAGGGATGATTGATCGCGCCTATCTTAACTGGCCCAAAAGCTACCTCGGACAATTGATTAGTTATCTTAAAACACGCACTATTTATGTGGGATTATTTTTACCACTGGCTCTTTTGGATATGGTTGCATCAGGAGCACTGGGAATACGTTATGCTCTGGGTTCTTTTTTTACCAGTGACGAGCGCCAGGAGCGGCGTTTAACTGAGCAACAAAAATACAGCACTTTATTTAGCCGGAATCTTTATGCCCTGCTTGCATCGGTCGTTGGGTTATTTTCACCAAAACTTGTAATTTTTTATTTTACTCCAGACCGTAAAGATAAAGGTATTATCTCCGGAGGCGGTCTTCATCATTCCCCTAATGTTCAGATAAGACAACCAGAAACAATTGAAGAAGTACAGGAAATTTTTATACAAGCGCGTCATAGTGCCACAAAAATTATGCCTGTAGGAGCCGGAAGAAGCCAAGGGAAACAATATTTCCCTGAGGATGTGAAAGGTGGTATTGCTGTCGATCTTTCAAAACTTAATGAAGTTGAAATCAACTCGAAAGAGAAAACAGCCATTGTCGGTGCAGGTGCAACCTGGGCGGATATACAACTTGAAGCCAACAAGCATCGACTGGCACTTCAAGTAATGCAGGCTTCCAATGTATTTTCAGTGGGCGGGTCCATTGGAACGAATATTCATGGGTGGGACCACACAAAAGGGGTTGTTTCAAATACCATTCTTTCGATGGATATTGTCAATGGCAAAGGGGAGCGAATCACATTAACTCCTGAAGATCCATTGTTTCATAAAATCCCGGGAAGTCTCGGACTTTTGGCTACAGTTGTCAGTGTTAAAATTCAACTTACTGACAACGATCTTTTGCACGAGCGCGGTGTTGAAATTTCTCTCGCAGATTATGTTTCCTATTTCAGAGAAACGGTGCAGAAAGATCCCAACATTAAAATGCATTTATTCCGCCTCTCCTTAGATCCCAATAACCTGCTTGGTTCGGGGGTCGCAGTAAATTATGTGAAAGAAGGCACGGCAAAGCCGATCTCAGCGCCTCATCTAAGAATGGAATCAGCACGAGGAACCCGATTTAACCAAATCATGGTGAATCTGGCTCGCCGTTTTGGCTTCATCCGCAAAACCTATTGGGAGTGGGAAAAAACACGTTTGTTGGCCAACAATAGTGCGCCAATGACTCGTAACGAGATTATGCAGCCTCCCATTAATGCTATGTTCAATCCTGCAGTCAGCGAGAGTGAGTGGCTCCAGGAATTCTTTGTTCCTGAGGAAAACTTAGAGGATTTCACGTTAGCATTAGGCCAATTACTAATGGATAATGAGGTTATTTTACTGAATGCCTCCATCCGCTTTGTTCTGAAACACGATGCAGCCCCGCTTTCTTATGCTCACGACGGTGATCGTTTTGCTTTGGTACTTTGTTTTAATCAATCTTTGAGCGATGAAGAGAAGATATCAGTGCAAAAATGGCTAAGGGAGGCGCAAGCACTGGCAGTGAACCATGGTGGAAGTTATTATCTACCTTATCAGCATGTTTCCTCGCCTGAAGATTTTGAAAAATCCTATCCCTATGCTTCGGAACTTATTGAGCTTAAAAAGGAGTATGATCCTGATAATTTGTTTGTAAGTGGATTCTTCCAGAAATATCTTGCAACAAAAAGCCCTGAAGTGAATCATTTTAAAGCCGTAATGGCTAACAAGGAGACCCAGAAGCGCTTTTCAGGCTTCCTAAATAATATACTACAACGAATAGATAGCGATAAGCTAATCGCGTTGATGGATGACATCTTGAAATATAAAGATAGTCATGAAGAAATTTATGAAGAGTTATGCCGCAGGTTACCCGAAGTTAGGCCAGGAACACTCACCGATTTCAGACGCACACTTAACTCTCTTTCCAGTATCAAAACAGACTTGGGAGCTCAGGCGCAATCCTTGTTACCAGAGGACATGACCACTATTGATGGCCTTGTTGAAATCGGCTATCCCGGGCGTTTTGTTTCTGGATTTAAGCAAAATAACCGAACTATAAAAGGACAGATTGTTGCCGTTTATAAAAATCCTTCTATTACGGATTATGTACAGACTGGTTTTCCGAGGCCCTATCATCGTTTTGAAAAATTGCATTATAAGCATCCAGGCCTTGCAAATCTAAAGGATAATAGTGCAGATGTTATAACCTGTTATGTAGGATTACACCATTTTCCAGAAGAAGAATTGGATAAATTTTTACTTGAGATACGAAGAGTACTCCGAAAAGATGGACGGTTTTTGCTGGTTGATCATGATGTAATTGATGATGAATCAATGAGTATGGCTCATATGGCGCATACTATCTTTAATGCGGTAACTGGTGTCCCGTTGAACAAAGAAATCAAGGAAATCCGAAATTTTCAACCAATGACTTACTGGAAAGAACGTTTGGCTAAATGCGGTCTTGGCTACGCTGTTGAAGGACCCGAGGTTCCATTGATTCGTAAAGGGGATCCAAGCCGCAATCGAATGGTTAGCTTCAATAAAGCGGCTCCCAAATTAGAGTTGGTCAATTCAGCGACTCAAGAAATGGCAGAAGAGCCAACGGAAACTATAACTCCAAAGCCATCAGTAGAGCTAAATAATGGCAATTCAGAAATAACAGCAGGTCAGTGGCGAGCGAATACACGCCCCTCCTCTTTGAATTCAGGACTCCCCTTATTTGCTGATACCAGAAACGGCTTACCTGGAGAGCAGGAACAAGCTCCTCAGAACGTGCCCGTTTCCAATTCATTTTGA
- the frr gene encoding ribosome recycling factor → MINDVKNDAEKRMKKSVESLQHELTKIRTGRANASLLDHIQVDYYGNLTPLNQVANVSASDSRTLLVTPWEKSMVAVVEKAILTSDLGLNPATAGSAIRVPMPPLTEERRKELIKVVRGEGEQAKVAIRNVRRDANNQLKELVKEKQISEDDERRAGELIQKITDKYIVDIDHVLAEKEKDLMAF, encoded by the coding sequence ATGATTAATGATGTCAAAAATGATGCTGAAAAACGAATGAAAAAATCCGTTGAGTCATTGCAGCATGAATTGACAAAAATCAGAACCGGAAGAGCAAATGCCAGTTTGCTGGATCATATCCAGGTAGACTATTACGGCAATCTCACTCCCTTAAACCAGGTCGCCAATGTCTCTGCCAGTGATTCAAGAACTTTATTAGTCACTCCCTGGGAAAAATCGATGGTGGCTGTAGTGGAGAAGGCAATTCTGACCTCTGATTTAGGATTAAACCCAGCTACTGCTGGATCAGCAATCCGCGTTCCCATGCCGCCTTTGACTGAGGAACGACGAAAAGAATTGATCAAAGTAGTACGGGGTGAAGGAGAACAGGCTAAAGTAGCTATCCGTAACGTGCGCCGTGATGCTAACAATCAATTGAAGGAGCTGGTTAAAGAAAAGCAAATCTCTGAAGATGATGAGCGAAGAGCTGGTGAGCTAATTCAAAAAATCACTGACAAGTATATCGTTGATATTGATCACGTCCTGGCTGAGAAAGAAAAAGATCTGATGGCATTCTAA
- a CDS encoding organic hydroperoxide resistance protein, translating to MDKIQPLFTITATSTGGRNGHSETKDGMVSVNLSVPKDLGGQGKPDTATPEHLFAAGYAACFGGALDFIAKMNKKDASKATIDCSVSIGKREPTGFALAVKIQVEDKTLPQKDLEALVKEAHEKICPYSHATRGNIEVDFSVIGA from the coding sequence GTGGATAAAATTCAACCCTTATTTACTATTACCGCCACATCAACAGGTGGGCGAAATGGCCATAGTGAAACCAAAGACGGCATGGTTTCTGTCAATCTTTCAGTTCCCAAAGATTTAGGCGGTCAGGGAAAACCTGATACAGCAACACCCGAACATTTATTCGCGGCTGGATACGCGGCCTGCTTTGGTGGCGCACTGGATTTCATTGCCAAGATGAACAAAAAAGATGCTTCCAAGGCAACAATTGATTGCAGCGTATCGATTGGCAAACGCGAACCCACTGGATTTGCACTGGCGGTTAAAATTCAGGTCGAAGATAAAACTCTGCCGCAAAAGGATCTGGAGGCTTTGGTTAAAGAAGCGCATGAAAAAATTTGCCCTTATTCACATGCAACACGCGGCAATATCGAAGTGGACTTTTCGGTAATTGGCGCATAA
- the pyrH gene encoding UMP kinase: MMSDNHLQLKYKRILLKCSGEALMGKAQFGIDPSVLDLIANDVAELIRMGVEVGLVIGGGNLFRGKALSEAGLGRVTGDHMGMLATVMNALAMRDALERIDMPARIMSAIPMLGVVDPYHRRKAITHLRNGHVVIFAAGTGNPFFTTDSAACLRAIEVGADIVLKATKVDGIYNDDPMINPKATRYDYLSYRQVLSDGLKVMDSTAICLCMDHGMPLQVFDLFAPGALKKIVSGERVGTIVGANND; this comes from the coding sequence ATGATGAGCGATAATCACTTACAGTTAAAATATAAACGCATTTTATTAAAATGCAGCGGTGAAGCACTGATGGGCAAGGCTCAGTTCGGCATTGACCCCTCAGTGCTGGACCTTATCGCGAATGATGTGGCTGAACTGATCCGTATGGGAGTTGAAGTTGGCCTGGTAATTGGCGGCGGAAATCTCTTTCGCGGTAAAGCATTGTCGGAAGCGGGTTTGGGCCGGGTAACCGGGGATCACATGGGCATGCTTGCCACAGTAATGAATGCTTTGGCTATGAGAGATGCATTGGAACGTATTGACATGCCTGCAAGAATCATGTCTGCTATTCCTATGTTAGGTGTTGTTGATCCCTATCACCGGCGTAAAGCGATTACCCATTTGCGTAATGGTCATGTTGTGATTTTTGCTGCGGGAACCGGTAATCCATTTTTTACAACTGATTCTGCTGCCTGCTTACGGGCGATAGAAGTGGGCGCTGATATTGTATTAAAAGCAACCAAGGTTGATGGGATTTACAATGATGATCCAATGATAAATCCAAAAGCCACTCGCTACGATTATTTAAGCTACAGACAAGTGCTCAGCGATGGCTTAAAAGTGATGGATTCAACCGCTATCTGTCTTTGTATGGATCATGGAATGCCGCTTCAGGTGTTCGATTTGTTTGCACCGGGCGCCTTGAAAAAAATTGTATCAGGTGAACGCGTAGGAACTATTGTAGGAGCCAATAATGATTAA
- the rpsB gene encoding 30S ribosomal protein S2, with protein MNNVSMRELLEAGAHFGHRTRFWNPKMSEYIFGSRNKIHIINLEKTLPMLNDVANYVGRLASNKAKILFVGTKRAAQESIREHAKRCGMPYVDHRWLGGMLTNYKTVRQSIFRLKELKELRDKGAFETMIKKEALMLSRELEKLERGLGGIEDMGGLPDALFVVDVGFEHIAVEEARRLKIPVIGVVDTNNSPDNIDYVIPGNDDSMRAVDIYVRVVADAIADAKSGNTVGGVASSEFVEVSSAEEAEKAGE; from the coding sequence ATGAATAACGTTAGTATGCGTGAACTATTGGAAGCGGGCGCTCATTTTGGGCATAGAACCCGTTTCTGGAACCCAAAAATGTCTGAGTATATTTTTGGCTCAAGAAACAAAATTCATATCATCAACCTGGAAAAAACACTGCCCATGTTGAATGATGTTGCCAACTATGTTGGCCGTCTGGCTTCTAACAAAGCTAAAATCCTGTTTGTTGGTACAAAAAGAGCGGCTCAGGAAAGCATTCGTGAACATGCAAAGCGCTGTGGTATGCCCTATGTTGACCATCGCTGGTTGGGCGGCATGCTGACAAACTATAAAACTGTCCGTCAGTCTATTTTCAGACTCAAAGAACTGAAAGAATTACGTGACAAAGGTGCTTTTGAAACTATGATTAAGAAAGAAGCACTGATGTTAAGCCGCGAACTGGAAAAACTGGAGCGTGGATTAGGCGGTATCGAGGATATGGGTGGATTGCCAGATGCTCTCTTCGTTGTCGATGTCGGTTTTGAACACATCGCTGTTGAAGAAGCGCGTCGATTAAAAATTCCTGTCATTGGTGTGGTTGATACTAACAACAGCCCAGACAATATTGATTATGTCATTCCAGGTAATGATGACTCCATGCGCGCAGTGGATATTTATGTCCGCGTGGTTGCAGATGCTATTGCCGATGCAAAAAGCGGCAACACAGTAGGTGGAGTAGCAAGCAGTGAATTCGTGGAAGTATCGTCTGCCGAGGAAGCTGAAAAAGCGGGTGAATAA